One part of the Microlunatus elymi genome encodes these proteins:
- a CDS encoding GntR family transcriptional regulator: MSGLDLDNPKPPYMQVAQLLRAAILSKSIEPGDRLPSQAELAKRYGVARMTIQQALRLLREENLIVSRQGSGVFVRERTSRPVGLRPHIEAAFEHADVQIDFSGYTAETLHTAIQEPIDKIRDGRLAPRSIRLRLLLADMTQPIALPVRAGDDPGDDPRVRQRMQKTIERYAGGINESLGELALLGLVEKASADIRVHGSAPLFKLYLINRADLFFGFYPVVAHDVVIGGEVVPTFDPMGKDTALFHHTATKDPDALGTQYVTEAERWFDSVWSTIARPVTL; the protein is encoded by the coding sequence ATGAGTGGGCTTGATCTCGACAATCCGAAACCGCCGTACATGCAGGTGGCACAGCTGTTGCGCGCCGCGATCCTGAGCAAGTCGATCGAGCCCGGGGATCGCCTCCCGTCTCAGGCGGAGCTAGCCAAGCGGTATGGCGTTGCCAGGATGACGATCCAACAGGCCCTGCGGCTCCTACGCGAGGAGAATCTGATCGTCTCCCGCCAGGGGAGCGGCGTCTTTGTCCGCGAGCGTACGAGTCGTCCCGTCGGTCTTCGACCGCACATCGAGGCTGCCTTCGAACACGCCGACGTGCAGATTGACTTTTCCGGCTACACCGCTGAAACCCTGCACACCGCCATCCAGGAACCGATCGACAAGATCCGCGACGGAAGACTCGCGCCCAGAAGCATTCGGCTCCGGCTGCTACTCGCCGACATGACCCAGCCGATCGCGTTGCCGGTGCGGGCCGGTGACGACCCAGGAGACGACCCAAGGGTTCGCCAACGAATGCAGAAGACGATCGAACGCTACGCCGGCGGCATCAACGAGTCATTGGGTGAACTAGCCCTGCTGGGCTTAGTCGAGAAGGCATCGGCCGACATCCGTGTCCATGGCTCGGCACCGTTGTTCAAGCTGTATCTGATCAACCGGGCGGATCTCTTCTTTGGCTTCTACCCAGTTGTAGCTCACGACGTCGTGATCGGCGGGGAGGTGGTACCGACCTTCGATCCAATGGGAAAGGACACCGCACTCTTCCACCACACTGCGACGAAGGATCCCGACGCACTGGGCACTCAGTACGTCACAGAAGCTGAGCGATGGTTCGACAGCGTCTGGTCCACAATCGCCCGGCCGGTGACACTGTGA